The region gtggacgtttgtgcagaaataactactgcaactcctccagaccaacagaggttttccgtgtcttgtgaagtgacggagctctacagagatttacgttgtcttctcgttaacgaccgggtgccggtgtctcctctgttctctccggctgcgggcggagagagcagggagccccgctgcagagccccgctgcttcagcctgcacttaggcaggaaaagccaacactaggatcagatctaaatcatgttcatggagagaccttcgtctggtcagctaacattactgccaagcagctgaaatatagagtgatattgtggttttagctgacgtgtgtcgcctcactgttttgagcgatgctcattcatgtctatgtagagcgagcacgagcgcgaacccgacgctgactttcgttgacttaacggccacaggtgtcgctgttaacaaacatttctgattcttacaaactgtctctttaaaaaaaaaacattataataaaaaataattactgaaAACTTGAAAAGACTGTGAACATTGTAGTCCTGGATTGTGGAGTAAGACCATTAAACTGTTTTTAGTCAGTTGTGTGTTCAGGCTGTTTTGGCTCGATGAAGCAGTGGAGCCATCCTTAGCATGACTCCTCCCACCAGCACTACAGAACCACCAGCGACGTCCTGCCTTCACTGCAACATACAGTAGATATCAATCTAGCCATGCCTTCCCCGGCTCCCCCGCGCAGATGCGTCTTCCCAGGATGCCAGAACTTAAAGACGCGCGCGGTCTCTTTATTTAAGTTCCCTAGCAACGACGAGATGAAGAACATCTGGATTGACTTTGTGCAGAAGAGCCATGTTGATGGAGAGCTGAAGATCACCACCAACACCCGCCTCTGCAGTGACCATTTCACATCGGATTGTTTTAAAAACTTCCAAAGGAAACAATTAGGATTTACTCACACTCCGTTGTTACTGGCGACCGGAGCTGTCCCCTCCATCTCCCTCCCCAGCCTTCATGCTGCCAGCCCAACCACATCTGGCGCCATAGCCGGCAGTACGAGCCCACCAGACAGTGTAAGTGTGTGCTTATGTATATAATTATAGTAGGTAGTCTACAACAACTCTGctaaattacacatttaaataaatgctcTATGATGAGTATTTTTGTATATCCTAGTTTCTACCCGGTCCTACTTTGACGACGCACATCAACAGTAGTAACCAAACTTCCTGTTCCtcttagtgatgggaattccggctctttttagtgagccagatcatttggctcagctcaccaagaagagccggctctttcagctcccaaacggctcttcgttttaccacttctgccttttataaattcagccaaatttagcgctgttttgacctatgattagtatgtgtgcatatatatgCCTTCCAAGAGGCGATTCAGAGTCCCAACATTTAAccgcatcaggctaaagaacgcttttgtccatcagtccatcttgttgctaaataataattaatgtgctgctaaagacatgtaaatccagaggacagatggtcattttgtaatggtcatttttgtctgatgggtcttacttgtctgtctgtctatggtaacagtatgtctattgtatgtgtactttttctcaaactgagctgcctatggatgcaaaattaatttcagtgcaaactgacaataaagttgtatcgtatcgtatatcacttcaattattcaatataattatactaaaccttatcatttccagaatatcataattttacatgctgcttcgtttccgactgtcactcatcttgtctgctattcgcgcaccgcattcctctctctctttctctccccctcttcctcctgctctgtacctgtagaccgtcagctcaaccccgcccctccctgcctGATGGTATGATCcatgtctgtcatcacctgattggtcgcacagACGTCATTAatacaacattcagtcacagtcagtgcatggagtgcccgtagCGTGGAGAAGATCGTCATATCATTCTgccttaaataaattaaagaaagaaaaaaaaaaagagccggctcctatcgttcacttaaaagagccggttAAAAGAGCCGACTCGTTCGCGTccgacacatcactagttcCTTCCTCCCGACAGAAAGAGAGCGGGGAAATTTGACAGTCTCCGATTTTTGCTGCAAAGTAACACTAGTTTTGACTTATTGCTTTGATTTTGTACATTAGAAAAAACGTGTAGTTTATGACTGTTTTGTTTCGCGAATCAATAAGgagctttattcatttaaaacgTTTAAACCGACCCAACATGAGGACTTTAGAGGAGGTTCAGGCCACTCTGCAGATCGCCAAGCTGAAGGAGGAAGATCTGCAGACAACAGTCCACTGCCTGTCCTTTGGAGAAAACGTCTCATCCGCAGACTACTGCCTCATGGAGCTGGACGACACACTGTGCAAACACATAGAGGCTGGGCAAAGGTAAGGTGCTAAAATAATGtctattaatatatatatatatatatagatagatagatagatagatagatagatagatagatggtaactgtattgatccagagggaaattcaagtttccagcatcacagttccaaagtgcaaaaacatgttagtaaaaaggcaaaaaattataccatatataaaaatacaaggagatgaagaaaactgttaaaagtgaatatagtgcagggtaacagctgtgatacaggacttaaaaaagtgagtatagtgcagaagaggctgttaaaactgaatacagtgcattattatctgtcatgCATATAGTCTGGATATGTAGTGAAAGTCATAATTGTGTTATTCAGTTCTGTtaattttattatcttaaaaatGTTTCTTACAACAGTCCATAACCCAAAGGTTATTTACTTTGCTATGATGAAAAACAATAATGTTGTTTGTTAATTTTGTGTAGATtgaataataaactaataatttCAGCAGTGCTATTCGTTCATTTAAAACCTGGTGTAAGCACGTAGTCTTTAAACTACAGTTTTCCCCTTTTATTGTGTAACTCAAATGATTAATGTGGTTGAAGATAATTCAAACTGATGTACAGTGTATAGGAATGcaaggccgatactgactcacatatatgtatgtatgtaaacatgtaaatGTGATTGATAAATTATATCTAacaatttcccttttttccagTCTAGTGATTCGAGGCGATACAGATGAGCGTGCGGTGCTCTGTAGCGGTGACAAGACCTACGATCTAAAATTAGCCGACACATCCAACCTGCTGTTGTTTGTACCAGGATGCAGAACACCAGACCAACTAACCAACAGCCAGGAAAGCTCTCACGTGGTGCACACTCAGGTATGGAAATGACACACTCACAGGTACCTGCTTGGTATACTGTAACATCAGTTGTGGAAAAAGTACTCAgaacctttacttaagtaaaagtagtaattccacaatgtaaaaatactctgttacaagtaaaagtcctgcattcaaaatcttacttgaggaaaagtacagaagtattagaatcaaaatatactaaaagtatcaaaagtaaaagtcattattattatacagaaTGGCCCatgtcagaataatatatattatagaatTACTGTATACATTGCATTAATATTGCAGCTTCTTATGGTTCGgctaattttaaataattaactaCTGGGCAGCTTAATCtacaataatacatcataattcaTTAGTTGTTtcagattattattacaaaatataaatctgtaaagtaactaaagctgtcagatgaatgtagtgcagtaaatgtacttagttaaaCAACATCACTGTAATACCCACGCAAACAGACCCTCCCTACATATGCACATCATGGTTAATTACATTTATGACCCACATGAACTAACAATATCCTACTTCTGTTATAGATTTGGGGATTTTGTAACAGCTACTGGGAACTGAAGAAACAGCGTCCGAAGCTGAAGAAACTGAAGAGGATTTTAATGGAGAATCCGTATGAAGGACCTGCTTTAGGGGGGCAGGAGGAGAATACAGAAAACAGGGTAAATACATATTCTACAGTGAAGTCATTAGGACTTATTCATTAATTATTGGAAGtttattacttttaaaaaaatacatctgagtATAGCTGACTAAGATGACCGTTACCTTTTGAATGTTTCAGTTCCCCTCTTTTGGATATTATTGTAGCTTTTAGTAAGTGTGTGTTCCTCTGTTACCAGTACACAATGCAGGATCTGTTGGACAGGATCCAGGCCAGTGAAGAGGAGCTAAAGACCCACTTAGAGACCATCCATGCCTGTCAGATAGATGGTAAACagtgacatttttaataataactaCATGCTTTTGCTGAGAAGCAACAAATAGGTACAAAATAATTGTCATGGTAGTTCTCCTGGGAGGCACAGTGCAAAGAAGATGCCTTTATAAATACAGTCTCTGTATTCTTAGCTATACTTAgctaatataaataataaaacaaatgtaattacCAAATGTTTAGAGAGAGTGTCTTTTCCGTCTTCCAGGCTACTGGCGCGTGCTGGACTTTGACTACGAGATGAAACTGCTCGGTCATGTGAGTCAGCTGGTAGATTCTGAGTCGTGGTCCTTCAACAAGGTTCCCCTTCACACCAGTCTGGAAGAGTTGGCTCCACTTGAGCCCAAGTAAGTTGGCGACAGTGACCTTTATGCTCGTGCAACAGGAAAAGCAAAATATTAACAGTTAAAACTAGAGTTGATTTTTAGTGGTGTTGAAGCTCAGGaaacaaaaaactacaaaataacaaaacaaatgagGTTATACTGACGTTCTGTGCATCTATTATAGGTTCCAAtaacttctcttctctctttcacagagagatgatagagCACTGTTTGAACTGTTATGGGAAACGCTACACTGAAAACGGTAAAGAAAAACTATCTATGGAGACTCAATGGACAGACCTTAAGTTTAAATTTGTAAATTGGTGCTTAAAATCCTACACAATACTGTCACTATGAAACTACACAGTACTAAACACCTCTGTATCCTCCTTCCTCTATATAGACCAAGTTTTTTATGCACTGCATGAGGATAAAGTATGTCGGGGCTTggcactactgctgctgcagaaCTTTGTCAAGTTCAACCTGAGAGAGTTTCAGGAAGTCTGGCAACAGAGCGTCCCAGAGGGCATGAGCACAAGACTGGACCAACTAAAGGTTAGACTGTGCCTCTCTTATATACACCTCAAACACATCTTCCTCTCTAAAATGCAGCTTCCTACTGTTTCTGATTATAAAATGGCACAATTTGTGAATGCGTTCTTTATGAAGgtcattattgttttttctcttaCAAGCCAGGTTGCATTTAATTGTACCTCAGGATTCAGTTTCCATCTTACTCTGATCTAGACTGAGTCAATATGAAGCAGAATCTCAAACCAGCCTTACATAATCATGCTCTGGTAATGAAAGAGCTATTTCTTACTGACTCCTCTTGAGAAACTGCCCGTGGTGCTTACAGCATTGTAAATCTTCCAGAGTTTCGCCCTGGTGGACCGCGTCTCCCGCCCAGAGACCATCTGCCTGCTGCGGGTGGACGATCTCCCAGAAGACACGCTGGAGCGCTTCAACCACCTCTTCACTCTGAAAGAGAAATGGACAGAAGATGACATCACGCCATACATACAGTAGGCGTCATCTACTTAGGGcattattgtaatgtttaatagaagcaaaaataataaccaTAATGTCAAATTAGGTTACCACTTATGTAAAATAAAGGTACACACATTTGTCTTGTTGACATTAGTGCAGAAACATCACATAAGTTATTGCTTTGCTTCCTCCCTCTTCTCATTTAGGGACCtgtgtggagagaaacagacCACCGGAGCTCTGCTGACCAAATATGCTCGATCCTCAATGCAAAATGGGATCAAGGTCTTCAACTCCAGGAGAACTGTGGCTACATGAACATGTGCACTGTCAAGGAATTAATTTACATTTGAACATTAATGCAGTTATGTTTATTCCCAGAGACACTTTTTCAattgttaaatattattttacacaTAAATGGCTTTGTTAGCTTTGTCAACTATCTTGCAGCAGTTTAACTAGCCAGCTTGTTAAGTGTGTGATAAAGAATAACAATTTAAAATTCAAATGTTAAAAAGTTTTTGTCACTAAAACCAAACCAtctttatttcagttttttgttttgtctgtaaaaaaTGTTGGTAATAAAATAAGTTTTCATAATGCGATCAcataagtgttttgtttttttgtctcctATTGTCCTTAATTAATCCTGAGTGGGACAAATTAGCACTTTTCATTTCCAacaagaaaatggaaatacaaacAGCAGGTGCTGTGCTGGAGGTTGTCCACAAGGTGGCAGCCTATGCTGGTAAATTCAGTATGAGCTCCACACTGACTGGATAAGACTACTGGCTGGCATGCAGCTGCATTCATGTAGAGAACAAGAGTTCATTCACAGAAtcacataaataaattacatatgAGATCGTTTTTGATTCACTGAGCTGCTTAATGTCCTCATTTGGTAGAAAACCATCAGGTGTCTACAGACTGGTTCCCAGTCTCCATCAcatatagagctgaaacaattagtcgactgacagaaaaactattaaaactatATTTTAATCATTGATTAATGACACGTTAACTTTCTAGCTTCATATATGAagagaaatttgacttttttttcttaaaaaaattactcaaaccgattaatcgattatcaaaatagttgcagattaatttaatatttgacatcTAGTCGAATTCATACAGCAAAGGCGAGAGAGAAGAGATTAAAAATAGATGCACAAGGTGGCAAACCAGAGAAGTCAAATAGATCAGAATAGATTTAGAAAGGATGGAACATCATACTTGCTGCTATAGGAGTCAAATGTGTGCCTGCAgtttaaaacaaatgttcatTTAATCTAAATTCTCGTACAGAGATCATCAAAAGAAACCTGACCTCGTTTTATTAAAGTGTAAATGTTTATTGTCCTGTCTGTCTCGTGTTAATGCGTGCATGTGGTTTTCTACAGATTGTGTCAGCGGTGCATATGTGTGACTCAGCAGAGTGTGTTAAACATCCACAGACTGTGTTTTTTCACTAACataacatgtctgtgtgtgaatcAGTGTTCGTGGCACAGAGCTCACCAGACGCAGGCTAAAAGTTGCACAGCTTTGgttcaacacagacacacatctgtGTTTCCAAAATGACTTTATCTGCATTGGCTGGCTGACTCACCCTGACATCATCCCTCAGGAGTGCTGATTTATCAGTTCATTG is a window of Sebastes umbrosus isolate fSebUmb1 chromosome 11, fSebUmb1.pri, whole genome shotgun sequence DNA encoding:
- the dscc1 gene encoding sister chromatid cohesion protein DCC1, coding for MTVLFRESIRSFIHLKRLNRPNMRTLEEVQATLQIAKLKEEDLQTTVHCLSFGENVSSADYCLMELDDTLCKHIEAGQSLVIRGDTDERAVLCSGDKTYDLKLADTSNLLLFVPGCRTPDQLTNSQESSHVVHTQIWGFCNSYWELKKQRPKLKKLKRILMENPYEGPALGGQEENTENRYTMQDLLDRIQASEEELKTHLETIHACQIDGYWRVLDFDYEMKLLGHVSQLVDSESWSFNKVPLHTSLEELAPLEPKEMIEHCLNCYGKRYTENDQVFYALHEDKVCRGLALLLLQNFVKFNLREFQEVWQQSVPEGMSTRLDQLKSFALVDRVSRPETICLLRVDDLPEDTLERFNHLFTLKEKWTEDDITPYIQDLCGEKQTTGALLTKYARSSMQNGIKVFNSRRTVAT